A genomic window from Desulfotomaculum sp. includes:
- a CDS encoding YihA family ribosome biogenesis GTP-binding protein produces the protein MKVLQAGFQISAGKLDQCPAGTELEIALAGRSNVGKSSLLNKLVGRNNLARTSGTPGRTQTINFYLINKSFYLVDLPGYGFARAPQEARAHWGHLVESYLKGRKQLCGIIQIVDIRHNPTILDHQLFEWLRFYSIPHAIVATKSDKLSRSQAIRQEKTIRQDLAIAGETPLIIFSAKTGRGKDQLWDLIETWMIPS, from the coding sequence ATGAAAGTGCTCCAGGCTGGTTTTCAAATTTCAGCCGGTAAATTAGATCAATGCCCGGCAGGGACTGAACTCGAAATAGCCCTTGCCGGGCGTTCCAATGTCGGCAAATCTTCCCTCCTGAACAAACTGGTTGGCAGAAACAACCTGGCCAGGACCAGCGGGACCCCGGGCCGGACGCAGACAATCAATTTTTACTTGATCAACAAAAGTTTCTACCTTGTGGATCTACCGGGGTACGGGTTTGCCAGGGCGCCTCAGGAGGCAAGGGCCCACTGGGGCCACCTGGTGGAAAGTTACCTCAAGGGAAGAAAACAGCTCTGCGGCATTATCCAAATCGTCGACATACGGCACAACCCCACAATACTGGACCACCAGCTTTTTGAGTGGCTGCGTTTCTACAGCATCCCCCATGCGATAGTAGCCACAAAATCCGATAAACTCTCCCGTTCGCAGGCAATCAGGCAGGAAAAAACAATCCGCCAAGATCTTGCCATAGCCGGTGAAACCCCTCTGATTATTTTTTCCGCAAAAACAGGCCGGGGGAAAGATCAGCTTTGGGACCTGATCGAAACCTGGATGATACCCTCCTAG